The nucleotide sequence GTGAAGATTAAAAAATAGTTAATTATCCTTAGGACAGGGATTAGATAGTATTTCATTTTTTTTGTTAAAAAGACTTTTTAGTGCAAAAAAGGCGTTTCATTCGATCACTAAAATGGTTTAGCTATTGCTATTTGTGAATGGAATTTGTAAGTTTAACACGGTTTATTCCTACAAGGAACTAAGTTTGAAGAATAAACAGTTGGATTAGAAGCCTCGTAAGCTTGAATTATAAGGTTTTTTGACAATAACCCTAGACCGAAATGATACCTTCTAAAGAAATAGAAACCTTTTCAATTTCTGATAGCAAATATGCAAAAGAGATGGATGCTGCTGCACATGCAGAGCAAGAATCAGGTATTTGGAGGGAGTTTCAGCAAGGAAGCGAGTTGGCTCTGGCCAAAATTTTTAAATTATACGCCCATAATTTATTTAACTATGGACGACAAATAACGGCTCATGAGGACCTGGTAAATGATGCCATCCAAGATGTGTTTTATCAGTTGATCAAAAGTAAGCACAAGATTTCAACAGCAAATTCAATCAAATATTATTTGTTCAGTAGCTTTAGAAGGAGACTGATGAGACTTCTCAAGCAGAAGAGAAAAATGATTTGTGAGGAAAACATTGAAAAGGAAGGGCAGTTTTTGATGAGTATAGATCCAGACTATCATTCGATTCAAACCATGTTTACCTTGGATCAGAAAAAGGTGCTCGAGGAGGCCTGCAACCAACTTCCTGTTCGACAAAGGGAAATCCTAAGCTTGTATTTTTTTGAAGGATTATCCTATAAGGAGATTGCGAGCGTGATGGATTTTTCCCAAGTGAAATCCGCTAGAAAGTTGTTGTACAGGGCCCTGGATAGCCTTAACACGAGACTGCATAAACATAAGGACATTTTAAGGATATTGTTTGTTTTTGTAGCTTGATTTTTAGTAGAGATATAACTTGTCTAAAATAGCTATGGATGCATTTGTTGCTTGATAAAAAGCATAAACACCTTATGTTTTTTGAATACATCAGGATACCAGAACGAAATTAATCGACCATTTAATTGGTCTGTGCTCAGTTCAGCTTATCAATGCCCCTAGGAGTTTTTTAAAATATCATGATAGAAGGGGCGCTTTATAAAGCTGAAAAAAATAAAAAAAATAGCATTGATTGGGGTCACTTTTATTGGCCAGGTCTCTTATAGGTTGCAAGTGAAAAATAGACCAGAAAGTAACCTAAATTAGTCAATGAAATTTGACCCAAATACTGAATCCGATTTTTTGAAAAATCCTCTTTTTCTGAAGTGGATAAAGACCCCCAATGCAGAATTGGATAGGTTTTGGCAAGCTTGGGGCAAGAAGCATCCGGAAAAGGCTCCAATGATGTTAAGGGCCAAGGAACTTTCCAAATCCTTGAGATGGAAAAACAAATATTCCATGGATGAGCAGGATTATGATAAGATGTTGGACAACCTGATCCTGTTCAATGCCAAATATGAGCATCAACATAAAATAAAGAATATACATGGCACGGGAGAAGCTGGTAGGCTTAAATGGTGGTGGGCTGCTGCGGCATCATTGCTGCTTTTGGGCTTTTTGTCATTGCGCTATTTTGAGCCTGTAGGAGATTCAAATGACGATGAACCAGAGATCATATGGATTACGAAAGCGGCGGCAAAAGGTGTGAAGAAAATAGTTCATTTGCCAGATGGTTCTGAAGTAACCCTCAATTCGGACAGTGAAATCCGATATCCTTCCAGTTTCGAGACGGAGCGTACGGTTGAATTGAATGGTCAGGCATTTTTTGATGTGGTCAAGAATCCCGAACTGCCTTTTATGGTACGAAGTGGTGAGCTAAAGACCACTGTGTTAGGGACTTCATTTGATATCAGTGCCTATCCCCAAGATCAGGAGTTTCATGTGGCAGTAGTAACAGGGAAAGTTAAGGTGGACACAGAAAATGGAGTAACTGCCATGATTACTCCTGATGAGGCTACTTTTTATGATACCGAAAAGCGATCCCTTACTAAAGGGACCTATGATTATAACCATTTGATCGGCTGGAAAGAAAGGGTGCTGAAGTTTCAGGAAGAACCTTATGCGCGTGTTTTCGAGCGTTTATCCAGGTGGTATAATATAAGTTTTGACTTTAATAATGGAACTGTTTTCCCTGGAAAATACAGTGGTGAATTTAAAAATGAAAGCCTTGAGAATGTGCTGAAAGGTATGCAGTATTCTTTGGGTTTTGACTATGTGATCAAGGATGGAAAAGTAAAAATCAATCAAAAATAAAACGGCTTTGATGCCAAATAATTCAATTTAAATAATCCCAAAATAATGAAAGAAAAACTACTCGTATTCAAGAGGAAGTTGCTGTTACGCTGTTTTCTTTGTCTGGCATATTTTGCCGGGGGAGGAGCAGGTGCGCAGGAAGCTTTCGCCAATCAGCAAAAAGACCTGGAGAGTGTCATCGTTTCCATAAGCGTGGAGGACGCTCCAGTCCAAAAAGTCCTAAGGAATCTTCAACAACAGACAGATTTCAAATTTGCATACGATTTAGACCAGGTCAGGAATACGCCGATGATCAGTCTAAAAGCAAAACAGCAATCATTGCTATCTGTATTGGAGGAAATTTCCCTCAAAACGCAGTTGACTTTTAAGCAGATCAACAGCACCATCCATATTGTGAAAGATAAAGGGGCTGTAAGGCAAAATAATAGTCCTGCCAAGCTTGATTTGATAGAAATTAAAGGGAAGGTAGTGGATGAGAATGGAGAACCTTTACCCGGAGCTACTATAATTGTGGAGGGTGAATCAGGTTCAGGGACTGTGACAGATCTGGATGGAAATTATTCTATTGATGTTGCAGAAGGGGCCACATTGGTGTTTTCCTTTATTGGATTTGAGTCCAAAAAGGTGGTTGTAGGTAATATGAATGTTATCAATATTACCTTGAATGTGAGCACTTCATCTTTGGAAGAAGTAGTGGTGGTAGGCTATGGTACGCAGAAAAAGCTCAGTGTAGTGGGGGCAGTGGACCAGGTAGGTCAAGAGAAACTGGAAGGTAGGCCAGTGGCTACCATGAGCCAAGCTTTGCAGGGTGTCTCGGCAAACTTGATTGTGCAGCAGCGTAATTCCGAGCCCGGAGCTGGAATTAACTTGAATATCAGGGGAATCAGTACATTGGGAGATAATAGCCCTTTGATCGTGATCGATGGTGTTATTGGTGGTGATATTAATCTGCTAAACCCTTCCGATATAGAAAGTGTTTCGGTGCTAAAGGATGCTGGTAGTGCCGCTATCTATGGTTCCAGAGCTAATAATGGTGTGGTGCTGATCACTACAAAACAGGGGAAAAAGAATTCTAAAACTAAAGTAACCTATAATGGTCTGGTGGGCGTCAACACCCCTAAATTCTTTACAGATCCCGTTCATGGCTATCAAAATGCCATGCTCAGAAATGAGTCGGCTTTCAATGCTGGCAGAAGTGAGGCGGTATTCAGCCCTGAAGAAATCCGTCAAATTAGAGAAAATGGTGATACGGAATGGTTTGCTAAGGAAATATTTAAAAATGCCATTCAGCAAAACCATAACTTATCTGTATCCGGTGGAAGTGAAAATTCAACATACCTTGTTTCTGCAGGATATACAGATCAGCGAAGCAATTTTGTTGGGCCTGAAAAAGGCTATACCCGATATAATTTCCGCATGAACCTGACCAATGAATTTGGTAGATTCAAAATGAGCTCTAGGTTGGCTTATACCAGAAGATTGATCAAGGACCATTCCTATTCCAGTGGTACATTGATGGCTGATGCCAACAGGGTTCCGCTTTATTACAACCAGAAAGACTCATTGGGAAGGTACTTGACCAATGATATTCTTCAGGAGTTTAATCCGCTAGGCATTTTGGAAAAAGGTGGCTTCAGAGAACATACGGATGATAATGTATTTGGTAATATCAGCGGGGAACTTAAGCTGACCAATGACCTGAAAATGCGTGGTGTATTTGGATTCAATATGTATTCTAATAATATGTATGCCAGGACCATGCAGGTGGATTTTTATCCAAGAGGTGTTTATGGAGGAGATAGGAATACGACCGATGAAAACCGAAAGGGACTTGATCTCAACACGCAACTGATGATGCAGTATGATAAGGCTTTTTCTGAATCCCATGAGATCAGCGCTTTGCTAGGTGTGTCCAATGAAAACCACAGTGATCGTGGCATTGGAATCTATAAGCGTTTTACCGATCCGGAATTGGGAACACCCGTAACTGAAACAGTCATCAATCCTGATTCTTATAATTCCAACCAAAGTTCATCCGAAAACAGTTTGAATTCCTTGTTTGGGAGGGTTTCTTATGATTTTGAGAAGAAATACTTCGCAGAATTAAGTTTCCGATATGATGGCTCTTCTAAATTCAGAGAAAGTAAGCGATGGGGATTTTTCCCTTCAGCATCCTTGGGCTATCGCCTTTCGGAAGAAGCCTTTATGAGTGATTATCGTAATCGTTTTGGAGAAGTAAAAATCAGGTCTTCTTATGGGGTTTTGGGTAACCAAAATGTGGGGAATTACCAGTACCAGACTACTTTCTTTACCTTCCAAAATGCTTATGGTTTTAATAACGCGGCAGTAGGAGGCACAGGATTTAATTATGCCAATCCCAATATTCAATGGGAGAGGGCTTCCACCTTCAATATCGGTGCAGACCTTGACTTTTTGGATGGAGCCTTGACCTTGAGCTTGGATTATTTTGATAAAGTAACATCTGATATTTTGGTGCCACCAGCCGTACCAGGCGTGTTTGGGACTTCCTTACCGGATTTTAACAGTGGAAAAGTAGGCAACAAAGGTTGGGAAATTACCACTTCTTACAGACACCGCGGAGATTTATTTGAACATACTTTCTCATTCAATCTGGCTGATTCCAAAAACAAAGTGTTGGACTTCCAAGGAGAAGAAAGACTTACTGGAGTGGAAGAACTCCAAGTGCTGCTGAAGGAAGGGTATCCATTCAATTCCTATGTGGGATTAAAAAGAGACGGTTACTTCCAGAATATAGACGAAGCAGAAAATGGACCAAAGCCTGAAGGCTTGAATGTGCAGCCAGGAGACAACCGCTATGTGGATGTGGATGGCAATGGTATCATCAATGATGATGACAAATATGTTTTTGGCAACCCTTTCCCAAGAATGACCTTTGGACTTACTTATAATGTTCGTGTGAAGGGTTTTGACCTGAATGTATTCGCCCAGGGAGTAGGTAGCAGAACCATGATGATCCGTGGGGAAATGGTGGAACCTTTCCATTATAATTACGGCATGACCATGTATGAGCACCAGTTGGATTACTGGACACCTCAAAATCCAGATGCACGTTTTCCAAGATTAGCGGATAATGGCAGTCAGTCCAATACCAATAATTTCCGAAGAGGCTCTGATATGTACTTGTTTGATGCAGCTTACCTCCGTTTGAAAAATATACAGTTGGGCTATACCCTTCCTAGTAGTTTGGCAGAAAAGCTAGGGATGCAAAATTGCCGCGCATACGTTTCTGGCCAAAACCTGTTTACCCTTTCCAAGGTGGACTTTGTGGATCCGGAATTGTCGGAATTTGATAACAGCATGAGAAGCGGTGGCGCCAATAGTGCCCGTGCTTATCCCACCATGGTGTATTACGGTTTTGGATTGGACATCACATTTTAATGAGCTCAAAAGATGAAAAAACTAAGTAACTATACAATCATTTTATCGGCATGCTGTACCCTGTTTTGGACAGGATGCAAGGAATTGGATTTGGCACCCGAAAATACCTTTACCGATTTGACCTATTGGACTTCGGAAGCCAAAGCGCAAAGTATGCTGAATACAGCCTATTCGCAGATGTTTGACAGCAACCGCTTTTTTTATAATGAAGGTGCATCGGACAATGCCTATAATGGACGTGGAGATAATGCAGGAGCGGCTTCCTTGGCCGCAGGAACTTATGATCCCTCATTGGGTCGCCTGCAAAGCCAATGGGACAATAATTACAGCGCCATCAAAACCTGTAATATCCTATTGGAAAATATAGATAATGTCGAAGAGATGGATGAAAGTGTGCGGGAGCGCATGAAAGCAGAAGCTCGCTTTATCCGTGCTTATCAGCATTTTCAGTTGACGACTTGGTTTGGAGATGTGCCTTTATTGGAAAGGGATATTACTATTGAGGAAGCCCAGTCCGTTAGTAGGACTCCAAAAAGCCAAGTACTGGATTTTATCATAAGTGAGCTTGCGGATATTAGCGGTATTCTTCCGACGCAACAGGAATTGGCAGCGGCTGAAAGAGGTAGAATTACCAGTGGCGCAGCAATGGCCCTTAAGGCCAGAGTGCACCTTTATGAAGGACAATGGCAGCAAGTGGTTGAAACAACAGAACCATTGATCTTTGGGGATGACTATGGTAGCTATGGTTTGTTTCCCTCTTATGAAGGCTTATTTATGCCCGAAAATGAATACAATCAGGAAGATATCCTGAGCATGCAATATGTGCCACAGTTCCGCACTTGGGGACAGTTTTTTGATATGGCTCCCTTATCTGCTGGAGCCCGTCTCAATGCCCTGGCACCTACTCAGGAATTGGTCGACAGCTATTTGATGGAAAATGGCCTGCCGATCAATGATCCGAATTCCGGCTATGACGAGGGAAATCCATATGTCCGTCGTGATCCAAGGTTAAAAGCCACTATTGTCTATCATCTCTATGAGTGGGAAGACAATGGAGAAACCCATACCATTTATATCAAACCAGGAACTGATCCTGATGAATCTGCACCGGATGAATATGTGCCAGGGTCTTCGTCTACGACGACCGGTTATTATACCCGTAAGTATTTTGACCCTTCCCGTATTACCCAGTTTGCCTCTGGGCTTAACCTGATGCTCTTCAGGTATGCAGATGTATTGTTGATGTATGCGGAAGCCAAAAACGAATTGAACCAAATGGATCAAACTACTTGGGATCAAACGATCGGTGCATTGAGGGAAAGGGCTGGTTTTGAGGTATCGACTGCTTTGGATTTTGATGCTGACTTAGGACAAAACGGCTGGAGAGAGGTCATCCGAAACGAACGCCGGGTAGAGCTGGCCATGGAAGGCTTGAGGGTGTTTGATATCAGAAGATGGCGCATAGCAGAAGAGGTGTTGAATGGTTGGGCACATGGGGCACAGTTTGGGCCACCAGCTGAAGATAATGGCTATCTCCGTGTCAATTTGAGATCTTTTGATCCTTCCAAGCATTACTTATGGCCGATTCCACGCGATGAACGAAACCTCAATCCTAATTTAACCCAAAATACTGGTTGGGAATAAACCTGAACAATAACCTGAAAACAATAAGAAAAATGAAAAATATAAGTTATCAATTTCTTTCCTTAATAATGGTACTGATGGCCGTTTGGAGCTGTCAAGAAGATACGGAGTTGCACACTGAGGTTAGTCCTGTACAGACCTTATATGCACCTGAAAACAATGCCTATATGAATTTGGGTGCTCAGAGTTCGGCTATATTTGAGTGGGAAGCTGCAAAGGCTGCAGATAATGGAGTGGTGCTTTATGATGTGGTTTTTGATGAGGAAGGAGGGGATTTTTCAGAGCCGCTTTTCGTAATGCCATCAGATGGTAGAGGAATGCAAAGAACCCTTACCTTGCCATTTTCTG is from Echinicola marina and encodes:
- a CDS encoding FecR family protein encodes the protein MKFDPNTESDFLKNPLFLKWIKTPNAELDRFWQAWGKKHPEKAPMMLRAKELSKSLRWKNKYSMDEQDYDKMLDNLILFNAKYEHQHKIKNIHGTGEAGRLKWWWAAAASLLLLGFLSLRYFEPVGDSNDDEPEIIWITKAAAKGVKKIVHLPDGSEVTLNSDSEIRYPSSFETERTVELNGQAFFDVVKNPELPFMVRSGELKTTVLGTSFDISAYPQDQEFHVAVVTGKVKVDTENGVTAMITPDEATFYDTEKRSLTKGTYDYNHLIGWKERVLKFQEEPYARVFERLSRWYNISFDFNNGTVFPGKYSGEFKNESLENVLKGMQYSLGFDYVIKDGKVKINQK
- a CDS encoding SusC/RagA family TonB-linked outer membrane protein, with translation MKEKLLVFKRKLLLRCFLCLAYFAGGGAGAQEAFANQQKDLESVIVSISVEDAPVQKVLRNLQQQTDFKFAYDLDQVRNTPMISLKAKQQSLLSVLEEISLKTQLTFKQINSTIHIVKDKGAVRQNNSPAKLDLIEIKGKVVDENGEPLPGATIIVEGESGSGTVTDLDGNYSIDVAEGATLVFSFIGFESKKVVVGNMNVINITLNVSTSSLEEVVVVGYGTQKKLSVVGAVDQVGQEKLEGRPVATMSQALQGVSANLIVQQRNSEPGAGINLNIRGISTLGDNSPLIVIDGVIGGDINLLNPSDIESVSVLKDAGSAAIYGSRANNGVVLITTKQGKKNSKTKVTYNGLVGVNTPKFFTDPVHGYQNAMLRNESAFNAGRSEAVFSPEEIRQIRENGDTEWFAKEIFKNAIQQNHNLSVSGGSENSTYLVSAGYTDQRSNFVGPEKGYTRYNFRMNLTNEFGRFKMSSRLAYTRRLIKDHSYSSGTLMADANRVPLYYNQKDSLGRYLTNDILQEFNPLGILEKGGFREHTDDNVFGNISGELKLTNDLKMRGVFGFNMYSNNMYARTMQVDFYPRGVYGGDRNTTDENRKGLDLNTQLMMQYDKAFSESHEISALLGVSNENHSDRGIGIYKRFTDPELGTPVTETVINPDSYNSNQSSSENSLNSLFGRVSYDFEKKYFAELSFRYDGSSKFRESKRWGFFPSASLGYRLSEEAFMSDYRNRFGEVKIRSSYGVLGNQNVGNYQYQTTFFTFQNAYGFNNAAVGGTGFNYANPNIQWERASTFNIGADLDFLDGALTLSLDYFDKVTSDILVPPAVPGVFGTSLPDFNSGKVGNKGWEITTSYRHRGDLFEHTFSFNLADSKNKVLDFQGEERLTGVEELQVLLKEGYPFNSYVGLKRDGYFQNIDEAENGPKPEGLNVQPGDNRYVDVDGNGIINDDDKYVFGNPFPRMTFGLTYNVRVKGFDLNVFAQGVGSRTMMIRGEMVEPFHYNYGMTMYEHQLDYWTPQNPDARFPRLADNGSQSNTNNFRRGSDMYLFDAAYLRLKNIQLGYTLPSSLAEKLGMQNCRAYVSGQNLFTLSKVDFVDPELSEFDNSMRSGGANSARAYPTMVYYGFGLDITF
- a CDS encoding RNA polymerase sigma factor — its product is MIPSKEIETFSISDSKYAKEMDAAAHAEQESGIWREFQQGSELALAKIFKLYAHNLFNYGRQITAHEDLVNDAIQDVFYQLIKSKHKISTANSIKYYLFSSFRRRLMRLLKQKRKMICEENIEKEGQFLMSIDPDYHSIQTMFTLDQKKVLEEACNQLPVRQREILSLYFFEGLSYKEIASVMDFSQVKSARKLLYRALDSLNTRLHKHKDILRILFVFVA
- a CDS encoding RagB/SusD family nutrient uptake outer membrane protein; the protein is MKKLSNYTIILSACCTLFWTGCKELDLAPENTFTDLTYWTSEAKAQSMLNTAYSQMFDSNRFFYNEGASDNAYNGRGDNAGAASLAAGTYDPSLGRLQSQWDNNYSAIKTCNILLENIDNVEEMDESVRERMKAEARFIRAYQHFQLTTWFGDVPLLERDITIEEAQSVSRTPKSQVLDFIISELADISGILPTQQELAAAERGRITSGAAMALKARVHLYEGQWQQVVETTEPLIFGDDYGSYGLFPSYEGLFMPENEYNQEDILSMQYVPQFRTWGQFFDMAPLSAGARLNALAPTQELVDSYLMENGLPINDPNSGYDEGNPYVRRDPRLKATIVYHLYEWEDNGETHTIYIKPGTDPDESAPDEYVPGSSSTTTGYYTRKYFDPSRITQFASGLNLMLFRYADVLLMYAEAKNELNQMDQTTWDQTIGALRERAGFEVSTALDFDADLGQNGWREVIRNERRVELAMEGLRVFDIRRWRIAEEVLNGWAHGAQFGPPAEDNGYLRVNLRSFDPSKHYLWPIPRDERNLNPNLTQNTGWE